The following is a genomic window from Myxococcales bacterium.
GATATTGCTGGTAAAAATATCGCCAACCCCTGTGCTATGATCCAAAGCGCAGTAATGATGCTCAGATATCTTGGCGAGCAGGAAGCCGCTTTAAAAATAGAGAGCGCTCTTTTGGGTGTTTTAAAGCAAAAACACTTAAAAACCAAGGATTTGGGGGGTGAACTGGGGACAAAAGAATTCACCCAAAATGTAATAGAGAGTCTGAGGTAGGCGCGCTCAGAATTTATCAATCAAAAGCTTTGCAAGTAGGAAAAACTAGGCTATATCAGCCCTGAGCTTTATTAAGATATATCGGTTTTAAGCCGTATCCGATAAATAACTATGCAATTAGGAGTGTGAGTTATGAGTAAAAGGCATTTGGCGAGAGAAATAAAAAGAAAAAAATTGATTGACAGATTTCAAACACGTCGGGATGAGCTGAGATCTAAGCAAGTAGATCCTAGTTTGAGCGATGAAGAACGCATGGAGGCAAGTTTGAAGCTCAACGCTTTGCCTAGAGATTCTTCGCCATCACGCTATAGTCGTCGTTGTGCGGCCACTGGAACCTCTCGTTCAGTATACCGTAAGTTTGAACTCAACCGTATTTCTTTCAGAAATATGGCATTGGCTGGTTTGTTGCCTGGTGTAACCAAGTCAAGCTGGTAAAAACTATGCGCCTGCGCTCAAAGACAAGCCCTGAATGGCTTGAAACGGTATTAGGTGATTTTGATCGCTTTTTAGTCGATCATGCCTTGTGTGAGCGTAAGGCCTCTGCGCTGGCCATGTCATTGGTGGCCCACTATCCCGATAAAAAAGATCTTGTTTCAGCCATGATTGACCTTGCCATTGAAGAGCTTGATCATTTTAAACAGGTGTTTGCCTTAATTGTTGAAAGAGATCTTTTTCTGGGTGCAGATGAAAAAGATGACTATGTCAATCGTTTGCGCCGTTTTATAAGAAAATCTTCTGATGAGTATTTTTTGGATCGTCTGCTGATTGCAAGCATTATTGAGTGTCGCGGTACTGAGAGGTTTCAATTGGTAGCCCAAGGCTTAAGCGATCCTCGTCTCAAAGAATTTTATATGGAATTCTGGCGCGCCGAAGCCCGTCATGCAGGATTATTTTTGAGGTTTGCCAAAAAATATTTTCCCGCTGACGTAGTAGAAGAGCGCTATGACTATTTGCTTGATCAAGAGGCTGTCATTGTGGAATCTCTGCCTTTGCGAGCAGCGGTTCATTAATGCTGCTAATCATCAAGCTCAATGATTTCGGTGAGCGTTTTAAATTTTCTGTTGTCATCCACTATGTCTTTGAAAAAGTACTTTATATAGTGCTGGCTTTTAAAAGCGTTGCGCTCTACCCACTGCGAAAAAGATGCAAGATAATTTTCTAGCGGAATTGGTCTTGGTAGATTTTTTAGTGTGACGCTAAAACCATTTTTAAATTGATCAAACACTTGCCCAGAAGCCATTTTTTTGAGCAGAACTTCTTGTTCTTTATTCAGATCGCCATATTTCAACAATAAAGCTATGATCTGATCTTTGCTTAGATCTGAAGGGGAGCGGTCACCTAAACCCTGCGTGTAAGCCTTTTGCAGTTTTTCAGCAAAGAATTTTCCGTATGCTTCAAAAGCTTGTTTAGGTTTCATTTTATCCAAGAGCGGCGAAACTTTTTGAATAATGCGTAGCAGGTTGTACCATAGAAAAGCTTTTTCCTGATTTCCTTCGAAAAGCTGCTCATTTAAATAGCTCCACAAAAAGTGTTGATAAAGACTCAAATATAAATCATCACCAGTGCCGTCGCTCAGATTTAAAAGATAGAGTCCTGTTTGAGCATGCTTTGTTGAAGGCCAAGTGGATAATTTAAGAGGAGCTATTTCTGTACGGTATATGTTTGGGTGTTCGGCCTGAAGCTTGGTGAGCAATGGTTGAAGGTTGCGCTCTGAAAGAGCTTCGCCGCCACCGTCAGCATTGTTTATGCCAACAGAAATCCTTTTATTTGAAAGAGGTGAGGGGTTGAGAGAAGGCTTGTTGTTTTTATCGAGATAAGTCCAGATTTTTGCCCCG
Proteins encoded in this region:
- the rpsN gene encoding 30S ribosomal protein S14; its protein translation is MSKRHLAREIKRKKLIDRFQTRRDELRSKQVDPSLSDEERMEASLKLNALPRDSSPSRYSRRCAATGTSRSVYRKFELNRISFRNMALAGLLPGVTKSSW
- a CDS encoding tRNA-(ms[2]io[6]A)-hydroxylase, encoding MRLRSKTSPEWLETVLGDFDRFLVDHALCERKASALAMSLVAHYPDKKDLVSAMIDLAIEELDHFKQVFALIVERDLFLGADEKDDYVNRLRRFIRKSSDEYFLDRLLIASIIECRGTERFQLVAQGLSDPRLKEFYMEFWRAEARHAGLFLRFAKKYFPADVVEERYDYLLDQEAVIVESLPLRAAVH